The DNA window AAAATATATTTTATCGGTCGGGTTATTATTATTTGCGTTCACGACGATTTTAGGCTGGTACTGGTACGCAGAGACGGCAGTTACATATTTGTTCGGCGTATGGTGCAAACCTATCATGAAAATTTTATGGATCGCAATGGTCTTAATCGGATCGGCGGGCGCACAGTTTATCGGCTCAGAAGGCAATCAATTCTTGAATAACATCTGGGATATTTCCGACACATTAAACGGCTTAATGGCATTACCGAACTTAATCGGATTATTAATTCTTTCCGTAACGTTAAAGCGCATAGTTGACGATTACGAAGAGAAATTTGGTGTGCCAGATGATAAATATTTGACTCCTTCGCACAAAGTCTTAATCGCAAAGGCTGAATATATTGTAATAGGCGTTATCGGAGTAGTTGCAAGCATGGTCGCATTCTTTGGACACGCAAATATTTTCGGAACGATAGCTATATTGCTCGGCCTTCTTTCAGCGTATAAGCGTCAAACGTTGTTAGGATTTATTTCTGTTGTGCTCGGCATTGTAGCTGTTGCATTGTAGAAATTAAAAATTTTCGGCCTCCTGATTTAATGTCGGGAGGTCATTTTTTATGAGCAAATGAAATCCCCTCACGTGATTAACTCGCAAGGGGAAAAAATTTTTTTATTTCAGTAAGCCTATTTCCTTAAGGACTCCTGCTAATTTTTCGTGTTGTTCGGGCGTTAAAGGCTGAATCGGTTCCGCACATTTTCCGACGTTGTAGCCTATCATGTTGAGAGCTTCTTTTATTACGACCGGGAAACTTCCCATATTAGTGGCGATTCTCAGTGCGCTTAATTTAAATTGTGCTTCGAGTGCTGCGTCATAGTTTTTGTTAATAAAATTTTCGTAAATATCGACTGCTATACGCGGGGCAATATTTCCGCAGCTTGTTATTGCTCCTGCTGCACCATACCAGAGAGCCGCATAAATGAGTGTATCGCGTCCCATTAACACGCAGAAATCCGGATTATCGCGCGTGAGTCTTATATATTCTTCACTGTTAGTCATATCGCCGGTAGAGTCTTTTACTGCGATGATATTTTTCACTTTCGCGAGTTCCTTAATAGTTGCAGGTTCGACAGTTACATTTGTTTTGGGCTTATTGTTGTAAATTACGATCGGGAGGCTTGTAGCGTCGGCAACTTTCCTGTAATAGATTTCTACTTCTTTCTGCGTCTGACTCACAAACATAGGAGTTAAAACGCTGAGAGCGTCGACTTTGACTTCTTCGGCAATTTTCGCGAGTTCGATTGCTCCCTTAGGCGTGATATGATTTGCACCTGCGTAGATGTCCATTTTTCCGCGCGCATATTCTGCCGTAACTTCTAGGACATGGCGGTAAAATCCGTTATCGAACGCGTAAAACTCTCCTGAAGTTCCGAACGGAAATACGCCTTGAACGCCGTTATCAATGAAATACTGCAAAAGTTTCTTGTACTCTTCATCCATAAATTTGCCGTTATCGTCAAAAGGAGTAACAACAGGGATGACTATACCTTTAGGCTTGAACATGATGAAAAAATTTCCCCTTTCCGTAATGTAAAGTATAAAAATTTATTGAGATTTAATAATTATACACGTTTTATGGCTATTACACTTGAATACTTGTAAAAACTTTTGCATGTCAGAGCTACCCCCCGCCGGGATATTACACAGCAGGGGTAATTATGAGTTATAAATTTTTATTTTTCTCCGGGCTTCCTGAAAAATGCCGCAATGACTGCCGCTAAAGTCATGACTCCGAGAACACCAGAGTTACAGCCGCCGCCTGAACCGTTTGGGCCTTCAACGTTGTTGTTCTGATTCCCTGCAATGAGTTCGCTTGTCTTGAACGTTATTATTTTCTCGTCAGTCCAAGTTTTTCCGTTATCAGTAGAAAACTGTACAGGAATCGAATAATTTCCGGCCGGAGTTATTGTTGCTATTGACATTACAGCAAGGGCAGCTTCTTTTGCCGGTACTGTGTCTGCGCTGTCAACATTGAATGTGAACAGGATTAAGTCCGCAGAAGTCAAATTTTCATATGCAGCGGAATTTTCTTCAAGTTTTATGTCTGCGCTGTTGACTCTCCAGCAGACCGCAATATCTTTCGAAAACGTGAATGTCTTTGCGATTGAGTAATTGAATGTTCCGTCCTCTGCAACCTGATTATCAGGATCTATCGGGCGTACCGTGTAATAATTTATAACAAAGTGGCTGATAGCCTTATCCGATTTGCTGTTAGTGCTGTAAAATGCCACAAGAAATTTCTGCTCTTCAGTCGCGCCTTCTTCAAGTTTAATCGTTATCGGACCTGTATACTTTACGGGTGATTTCAAGATATCCTGTGAGGCAACGTAGTAATAAATTTCAGCATCAGGGTCATCACAGAAAAGGTGAATTTCCTGCGAGCCATAGAAAACTCCCTCCGGCGGATAAGCATAAGGCTCTTCAACCCGTTCAAATCCATCAACAAAAATTTCAAGCGTAATATCTGTGCTTATATTATTTGGATTGCTTACTCTGTCCGGCAGATTCACTTTCCCGTTGAAAAGATAAAGACGCGGTGCACGTTCTTCGGGTTTTTCTCCGGCTGCTTCGTTGTAAGAAACCCATGCTTCTTTGTTTTCGTCGAATATATAATCAGTGTTAAGGTAAGAACTTTTGTAGCTCGATGTATTCCATGTTACCGGCAGTTTTTCAACGGCTCCGCTTTCATACAGGACATCAACGGACGTTCTTTGACTCAGCAACGTTTTTACGTCCTCTACATAATCTGAAGCTAAATCGTCAGCCTCAATGATATCAAGGAGTACTTGAGCTCCTTCAGCACTAATTTTTACGTTCGCGAGATTCAGATAATCAGGGTCAGAAATTTCAGCGATTGAAGCAGCAGTAATCTGACTTGTCTCGTTTTCATACAGTGAATCATCAGCACGAAGCCATGCCATTGCGATATTAGTAGAATGATTTTGCCCTATTCCCTGAATATAATTCATCAATGTCGTTGTATATGCCAGTCCGCCGGTATCGTACATGTTCGTGGAATAATCTTTATTCAGAAAGGCCATCGCAAAATTTACCAGCACTAACAAGTCGTGATTCATGAGCTTGTTTCTCTCAGCAGCAGTCAAATGTTTAAGTTCCTGAAAAGCTCCGCTCTCCCGAATCATCCTGATTAAAGTGGCACTAATAAAATTCTCATTTTGGCTTAGAGCCCATATTAGTATGCTACATATTGACTCGAATATATCAACTTCATTATTAAGTCTGGTGAGACTGAATCTAGCTTGTATTTTCTCGCAGAATCTCTCGAAATCCTCATTAGTGCCGCTATGAATGGCATTCATAACATCACGGAGTGAGTCCTGCAGTGTGGCATCAGTCATTTTAACGCCGCTAGCCCCTATAACTATGCCGTAACCGCCGTTCGTTCCCTTTGCGATATATTTAGTGCGCGTAAGTTCTGTCCAGCTGCATAAATTATTGACAAACTCATCAAGAAATTTGTCCAGACGCACGTTTTGGCCTCTGCTGAAAAGTTGTATGTTATCAAGCAGCGGTTGTCCCAGAATGATATTCAAATTATGATCCATTATATCCTTGCTGACGAAAGAATTAGCTGTGTAGGCAGCACCTTTGAGAATGCCGGCTTTTATCGCGTTTTCGAGTGTGAATCCGTGAGTATCAACAGCTGCAAATCTCTGCAATAAAGAGCTATACCCATTTGGATCAATCGCCTTGAGATGTGTTTCCATTTTCGCACGTGCCGAGTTATATAACGAATTGAACTCGTAAAATGAAGCATTGTCGCAGCGTTCATCATAAGTTTGAATTTTGCCGGCCTGATAACCTGGAACATAATGGTCAACGCCGTAACGTATAAAATTCATGGCCTTAGGCGCAACTCTCGGCACGACATCTCCAGGATCAACAATGTTATGAATGCAGTCGTATTCTTCTACGGAATATTTCAGCTTACCCTGCCAGCCTCCTCTGGGTGTTGCAAAGGTATAAGCTACAACTTTGCTGCTGGTGTCATGGCAGAGTTCGACAAGACGTTTTGCAGTTAAGTTGCTTACTGCTGCTGCACGGGAATAACCCGCAATCCAGAATACAAATTTTTTGTCCTTGTTGAGTGTAACCGTATTATCTGATGACGTAATTGCGCCCTTATCATGACTGTTCACGAATGCTACAAGCTCCTTGTAAACTTTTGTTGCTGATTCGGAAAATCCCTTTGCCTCGTCCTTAGCGTCATTGCCGCCGTCATTGTCGTTTCCGCTGCCTAAAGTTACGTTGCTTACCCATTCTTTTTCGTAATTTGCGCCTCGTACTGCAATCGGGATTAATATACGGCCGTCTTTCATTGGTCTCCAGCCGAATGTTACGCCTATGCTGTCAGGTCTAGGTTTGACTCTGTTGTCTCTGTTGAGGTGAATATTGTTCGCGTCAACTCCGATATCTTTCATGTACTGGATGATATTTCTGCTTCTTGTCGAATATTCCCCGCCGTCGGTATACATGCCCGATATTGCCATACACAGCGAGGCCGTTGCTACATGAGGATTATATTTGTAGGGATCTTCAGCAAAGAATCC is part of the Synergistaceae bacterium genome and encodes:
- a CDS encoding dihydrodipicolinate synthase family protein, which encodes MFKPKGIVIPVVTPFDDNGKFMDEEYKKLLQYFIDNGVQGVFPFGTSGEFYAFDNGFYRHVLEVTAEYARGKMDIYAGANHITPKGAIELAKIAEEVKVDALSVLTPMFVSQTQKEVEIYYRKVADATSLPIVIYNNKPKTNVTVEPATIKELAKVKNIIAVKDSTGDMTNSEEYIRLTRDNPDFCVLMGRDTLIYAALWYGAAGAITSCGNIAPRIAVDIYENFINKNYDAALEAQFKLSALRIATNMGSFPVVIKEALNMIGYNVGKCAEPIQPLTPEQHEKLAGVLKEIGLLK